A window of Exiguobacterium sp. FSL W8-0210 genomic DNA:
TTCATATCGACGATCAACTTTTCCTTCTTTAAGCAAAATCTTTCCATCGTCAATGATTGCCCACTTAGGTGGCGCATCGATTTGAAAGAGTTCCAACTGCTGGTACTCTTCCATCGTTCGTTTCGTCACCGGAACAACACCGTTAATCGATACTAACCGTTTTAATCTGAGATGCGCTCGCATCGTCATGAAACGAGGTCGCCCAGCGACTCGCTCGACAAGCAACGTCGGCTTGTCGATGGAGCGCATCGTCTCTTCATCAAATAATAAACTATGATCAACATCTAACAGTAACATCAAGCCACTCCTTTTTTTCTACGGGAGACGATGAATGCATAGGAGCTACATAAAAGAATCGCAGCAAAACAATATCCACCGATTACATCTGAGAAATAGTGAACGTTTAAAATGATTCGAGAAGCTCCCATGGCGAGAAATAAACCAATCGTCACGATCGATACAAGTACCTTCCCACCTGTTTTAAGATGACGAAACGCAACGACGAGAAATCCAGCATATACGGCAAAAGCCATCGCTGAGTGACCACTCGGAAAACTGTATCCTACGCCACCAACCAATTCATTTAACGAGGGGCGCTCTCGGACGAAAGCGAATTTAACGACTTGATTCAATACACCTACTGATATTGCCATGATCACATACCAGATGCTTGCGATACGATCTCGCCACAATACATAACTCAGTATTCCAAGTAACACCGTCATCGTCATCGCCCCTGGACCTGATCCGAGTTGAGTAAACCAAGAAACGTAATCCCCTGGGACGTGTTGCGACATGTATGACGATAATTGGGCATCAAATAAAAAATAGCCTGTCATCCGAATGGAGACAGCGATGATCACGAACAAGACGACAGCAATGGATGCACCTATCCACGCCGCTCTCGCACCCCGCATCAGTATGTCCCCTTACGTTCTTCTAATTCTTCTGCGGAATAGTCTTCCTTATCTCGCAAGCGATGCGCTAGTCGTCCGGATGCGTTTGCTGCGATGGCCGCGACGATATCATCCATGAACGTGTTGACTTTTCCGTCCCCAAGCTTCGTATCGAGTTCTTTGATAATACCGACCTTTGCTTTATCCAAATAGCCGAACGTCGTAACCGCAATCGAACCATACGTGTTGACGGCACCAATCGCAATCGTCTCATCTACGCCAAATAGCCCTTCATCGCTTTGGATGATGGACAGGAGGGGTTCTGATAATAACCCTTTTTCCGCCAAGATATCTAGTTCTGCTCCGACGAGAATCGCATGTTGTAATTCACGTTTTTCAAGAACACGTTCCACTGAACTGACACATGTTTCAATTGTCAGATCCACTGTGTATGGGGCCTGCATTTGGTACACGATCTCAGCGATTGCATGAATCGTCACCCCTCGTTCGTGTAACTTATCGATAGCTGCCTGTTTGACCTCTTTTGAATGTGTTTTCTTCATGACTATATCCACCTCTCCAACAAAGTACTTCATTAGTATACACGGATTCTGAAGCTCCTCTCAAACTTCTTTGACATCGACGCCAGAATCCGTCATGATTATTTTGTAAAGCGTTATCATTTCAGGGGAAAGTAGGGGATTTTCGATGAACATCGGGGTTGTATTGTTTCCATCGAAACGCGTTCAAGATTTTGCAAATTCATACCGAAAGAGATATGACTCGAAGTATGCACTGATCACACCTCATATCACGCTACGGGAGCGGATGGAAGTCGATGAGACAGAATTAGACCACATCGTGACGGAGTTGAATCGAATCGCGTCCGAAACGAAGCCTGTCAATTTGCACATCCAAGGAGCTCGTTCGTTCCATCCGACGAACAATGTCTTGTTCCTTAAAGTAATGCCTACGGATGAGTTAGAACAATTACATCGCGCTTTGCATACGGGACCACTCGAACATAAGCCGAAATACGATTTCTTGCCACACATCACAATCGGTCAAGAACTGTCGGATGTCGAACTGTTCGATGTACTAGAACGTCTCAAGATGGAAGATATCCGTTTCCAAGAGGACGTCACGAAAATGGCTTTATTGTATGAACTGGAGAACGGTGCTTGGAGTGTCTATGAGACATTCCGCTTCACAGGTCAATGAATGATTAAACTTCCCGGTCGAAGCTTCGACCGGGAAGTTTTAGTTCTGGTAATACACCGTATGCATTTGCCTGTTCTTCTAAAAAGTCGTCCGCTTCGTGTTCGCGGTAAGGGTCAGTTGGGCGTATCGGTTGAACTCGAGCGACTGGTTCAGTCTTTAGCTGTGGATCGACACGTACTTGACGATTGACATATTGTACGACTGTAAAATCGATTGCGTTCATCCTCTGCACTTCCTCTCTCCTTCAACATGTTCATATTTGACACTTCCCCGATCCAGCACAAAAAAAACCAAGCCTCCTTCTCAGGAAAGCTTGGTTCAATCTGTTATCTATTAAAGAATGTGGAATCCACTATCGACGTGAAGGATTTCTCCTGTCACCCCACTCGACATTTGTGAAAGCAAGAACAGTCCACTTTGACCAATTTGTTCTGTCGTCACGTTACGATGAAGTGGCGCACGTTCTTCGATGCTATCAAGAATCGAATTGAAATCGCCGACACCTTTTGCGGATACTGTCCGAATTGGACCAGCTGAGATCGCATTGACACGAACGCCTTGCTGACCGTATTCAGCAGCGAGATAACGAACGCTTGCATCTAATGCGGCTTTCGCAACACCCATGACGTTGTAGTTCGGAACCATCTTCTCACCACCGAGGTACGTCAACGTGATGACGGATGCATCTTCCGTAAAGAAATCTTTCGCCGCTTTGACGACTGCTGTTAAGCTGTAGGCAGAGATATCAAGTGCTTGCGCGAACTGTTCACGCGTTACACCTGAAAACTCACCACGAAGCGCTTCTTTATCCGCGAATGCGATCGAGTGAGCGATTCCCGAAATTTTACCGTGATCTGCATGGATTGTTTGGAAGACCTGTTCGATCTCTTCATCACTCGTGACATCACACGTATAATAAGAAGCCGGTCGTGATAATTCTTGTCCTAATTTTTCAAGTGGTGCCTTGAAACGTTCTCCGACATATGTAAATGCCAGGCTTGCTCCAGCAGCGTCGAGCGCACGTGCGATGCCCCATGCAATCGAACGTTGGTTGATGACGCCCATGACGACGTACGTCTTGCCTTCGAGTGAAGGATAAATATTCATGATAAAGTCCCCCTTGAATTAGTACCTGGTAATAAAACCTATCTTCAGGTTACAAAAACGTAACGCTTCTGTCAACCATCGCTCTTGATATTGCGGATTTGATAAATTACGGTAATATAGAAAGTGATAGAAAGTAGGGATGAAATGAATCGATTCAAATCATTTACACAACGTTATGATCATACGTTGCTTTTTTTACTCGCCTGTCTGATGGTCATCAGTATCATCGCCATCTATACAGCACAACCTTCGCTTAAAGGTGCGATCAGTGCCATCAACTTCTCTGCCAAACAAATTCAATGGTATGTCATCGGCTTCATGGCGTTATCCGTCGTCATTTTCATCGATTATGAACAGTTGAAGCGATTCCACTGGTTTTTATATGGAGCAGGTATCGTATCGTTAATCGGTCTTGTCATTTTCCGTGGTACACCAATCGTCACTGAAATCAAAGGGGCATACGGTTGGTATCAATTCCCGGTTATCGGTACGGTTCAGCCGGCTGAGTTCATGAAGTTCTTTTTGATCGTGACGCTCGCTGCCGTCATTACCGAGCACAATGCGCGTTATGTTCAACATGAAAGAGATCTCTTGTTACTTATCAAGTTAGTCGCGGTTACAGCCTTGCCGCTCGGTCTTATCATCATTCAGCCCGATTTAGGGATCGGTTTGATTCTATGCGTCATCTTAGCATGTGCGATGTTGTTATCCGGACTAAACTGGAAATGGCTTTTGACGATGTTCGGTCTGTTCGCAGGAGCCGTCATCATCTTCTTTTACCTGTTCTTTTTCCAAAATGATTTACTCGCAACCTTTTTCCCAGGTCACGCGATGAACCGGATCATGGCTTGGTTGCAACCGTTCGAATATGCGGATGATCTGTCGTACCAGCTCGTCCAAGCAATCAACGCTACAGGTTCAGGGCAAATGTTCGGCGTTGGATACGGGAAACTGCAAGTGTTCGTTCCGGAATTGCATACAGACTTCATCTTTACGACGATTGCCTCTCACTACGGTTTCATCGGGGCTGCCATCGTCTTGATCGTATTGTTCCTGTTCGTCTATCGGTTGATTCAGATTGCTCTCGAGACAGCGGATCCATTTGGTACCTATATCGTGACAGGATACGTCGCGATGTTTACGTTCCAAATTTTCCAAAACATCGGGATGACGATTGGTGTCTTACCGATCACAGGCCTTCCCCTACCGTTCATCAGTTATGGTGGATCAACGATGATCGTAAACCTCGTCGGTCTAGGATTGATCATGGCAATCGCCTCTCAATCTCGGATTTCCATGTTCGATGAAGACTAAACACAAATAAAAGGCAGTGGACCAAGTCCATTGCCTTTTATTTGTGCACTTTATCATTCCAGTCGGAGATCCTCAGGAAGTGGTGCTTCAAAACGAACCTGTTCTCCCGTCGCAGGATGAAGGAACGTTGCTGACGCACTATGAAGCGCCTGACGCGGGAGTAACGGGTTCCCTTGATACATCGTATCGCCAATCAAAGGATGCCCAAGAAAAGCAAGGTGGACACGAATTTGGTGTGTCCGACCTGTCTCTAGTCGGATATCGAGTAATGAGATTTCTTGGTCAAAGGCTCGAACTAGACGGCTATTTAAGATATGTGTGATGGCTCGTTGACCATCTGGTCGTACCATCCGTTCCATGAAGGAATGATCGGTTTGACCAATCGGTTGATCAATTGTTTGTACCGGTACGTTTCCGGGTGCATACGCTAAATAATGTCGTTCTAATTCATTGGATCGTTGCATGAGACTCATCCGGTGATGGGCAAGCCCGTGTTTCGCGAACAAGACAAGACCACTCGTATCACGATCGAGCCGATTAACGATATGGATCGCATACGGAATTCCTTGTTTTCGGTAATAACCAAGGACATAGTTCGATAATGAGCGTTCCGGATGCAGTCGAGACGGAATCGATGCCATGCCCGGCGGTTTATTGACGACGAGCAACCAATCATCTTCAAACAAAATATCAAGTTCCCCTTCTGTCGCCACCATATCCGGTGCTGGTGTCTCTTCCGGGAAGAAGACATGGACATGATCACCCGCGTGTAAGACGTCGTGGACGTTAACATGCTGACCATTACGCGTAATATCCCCATGATTTTTAATCGATACTAACATTTTCCGCGAAATCCCTAAGCGGGTCGTACAAAAATGACTGACACGCCAGCCATCCTCGATGTCAGTCACCATCTGTTGTAGCTGAAATCCATTCATGTTTCCATTTCCTTTACTTTAACGTCTTTCGTCTGCCAGGAAAGATTCCCGCACCCGTTGCCAGAACGGGAAAGAACGAAAACGAGCAAATTTCACTTTTTTATCAGAGACCCGGCACCGAATCGATGTCACGTTTTGATGAATGATCGAAGCATAGTGGTCATAGGTCATCTGAAAATCAATCGGATTGACGGGACGAATTTCGACATCATGATGTTTCGGTAGCAACATCGGTGAGCCGATCGTCCGGTAGACACGATTGTTGATGGAAGCCATCTCTGTAATTTGAATTGCTTCGAGCGCCGGGTGAACGATCGCTCCGCCGAGTGCCTTATTGTACGCTGTCGAACCAGACGGTGTCGATACACACAGTCCATCACCTCGGAATGTCTCGAAGTAGTCGCCTCGAATCGATAAATCACAAACGAGCGTCTGATTAAAACTTTTAATCGTACATTCATTCAAGGCAAGCAGTTGGTTGTGTGAACCGTCCGCATAATCAATCGAGAGTTCAAGCAACGGGTATTGAACCGTCGCTAAATCCTGCTTCGCGATATGATCAATCAGTTCATCCATTTCTTCAGGGCGCCAATCCGCATAAAAACCAAGATGCCCCGTATGAATCCCAACAAGCGTAATTGTCTCTACTTGATCGAGATACGAATGAAACGCCTGTAACATCGTTCCGTCTCCACCGATCGAGACGACGATTTCCGGTTGGCTGACATCAAGAATACATCCCCGATCCGTCAATGCCTGCTCGAGTTGCTGTTTAAGCGCATGAGATCGCTCATCATCACGAGCCGTGATTGCAAAACGCATGGTCATCCCCCTACTCTTTTAATCGTTCAGACGCCTTAGCGTCGCGTTGAAAGACGAGTTGTGCGTCTTGGATTTCTACTTTCAGCTGGCTCATCTCCGCATCAAGCAAAAATGCTGCCTCTGCTGCACGACGCAGACGCTCACGCGTCTCTTCCGGAATATTTCCTTGGTACTTATAATTCAACGAGTGTTCAATCGTTGCCCAGAAATTCATCGCAAGCGTTCGAATTTGAATCTCGACTAACGTCGGAACTTCACCTTCGATCGTCTGTACCGGATAGGCAATGATGACGTGATACGATCGATAGCCACTATCCTTTTTTTGCGTAATGTAGTTCCGTTCTTCGACGATTTTAAAATCTCCGCGCGAGCGTAACAGCTCAAGGACATGAATGATATCATCGACGAATTGACACATGATGCGTAATCCGGCGATATCCTGCATGTCTTGTTCTAATGACTCACGCGCAATTGCTTTTCGTTCCGCTTTTTGAAGAATGCTCTTTACAGGTTTGACCCGTCCTGTGACAAATTCAATCGGTGAATGTTCTCCCCGTTGCTGAAATTGTTTACGAATCGCTTTTAGCTTAACTTTCAACTCATCGACCGCGATTTGATACGGTGCAAGAAATAAATCCCAATTTTCTTTTGTCATCTGATTTGTCACCACTTTTAATCGAATAGTATTGGTTCACTGCCAGTTCCTACCTCATTCATGTTATCATATTTTCAGACATTCAACTAGAAAGGCGTGATTCCGATTAGACAAGAATTGGAAATCGAATTTAAGAACTTATTGTCTGAACAAGAATATCTATCGTTATTTACCCATTATGCGTCAGCTAAACAACCCATTTGGCAAGCAAACGATTATTTTGATACGCCTGATTTTGAACTTCGAAAAAAAGGTGCTGCTTTACGGATTCGTGAGAAAAAACAAGGACTCGTACTGACTTTAAAGCAACCCCATGAGGAGGGATTGCTTGAAACGCATGTCACGTTATCATCAACTGAAGCAGAAGATCTATTCAAATACGGTCTAATTCATTCCGAAGAGATGAACGAACAGCTAAAGTCATTTGATTTACAGGGATCTTTAGAGCATTTAGGTCGATTAGAGACAGAACGAATCGAAACCGCGCTCCCGGAAGGATTGCTTGTCCTTGATAAAAGTCGCTATCTCGGACACACCGATTATGAGTTAGAGTTTGAGGTCAGTAACTTCGAACAAGGGCAAAAGAATTTCGAGCGAATTCTTTCAGAACACGACATTCCACAGCGCAAAACAAAAAATAAAATCGTCCGCTTCATGGAACGTAAAGCGCTTTCTTGATTTTTCGTGTAAGAATGAACAAGCAAAACCTTTGCTCTTTCTTTTTTTTCGTTGCTAAAATAGGGTAACGATAACAACAGGAAGGGGTGAACGGATGGAACACGCACAATGTAACGGATCTTATTGTTCATTGGACGAACCATCGATTCAACAACCGACGAAACCTCTGGAAATCTATCATTTTCTAGATGTGACACAAACGGATGGTTTACGGTTGATACCCGTTCTCAAGAAGTTAGAACTAGAATATGGTCATCTGTTCCGTCTTCGGACGATTGCAACGATTCCATGTGCTCCATCACGATCCGCATGCGACATGTCACCACTCGTCATTCTAAAAGCAATTGAGCTTCAAGGAAAAACGTTTGGTATGCGATTCATGCGACGCCTTCGAATGCTTCATAACGTCGAAGGAGAAAGTGCTTATAGTCGGCCATCATTGATGCGGCTAGCAGAAGCATTAACGGAGTATGGTTTGGATTTAGATGAGTTCCATCGTGATGTCTCGTCGGATACGATTCAGCAAATGCTCGAGAAAGAAACTGAACTAGTCACCGAATGGGATGTTCGGATTCTTCCAACACTCGCTTTCGTCGGAGACGAAGAAGCGATCAAAGCAGAAGGACCTTATGAGTATTTGGTGTATGTCTCGATCTTAAGTGAATTGCTAGATCATACGATCGAAAAACAACCGAAGCCACCACTCGAACAATTCTTGAGACGGTATGAAACAGCAACAACGGCTGAAATCGCCTTTATTTATGACGCTCCTGAATCCCAGATTGAACACGAATTA
This region includes:
- a CDS encoding phosphatase PAP2 family protein, which gives rise to MRGARAAWIGASIAVVLFVIIAVSIRMTGYFLFDAQLSSYMSQHVPGDYVSWFTQLGSGPGAMTMTVLLGILSYVLWRDRIASIWYVIMAISVGVLNQVVKFAFVRERPSLNELVGGVGYSFPSGHSAMAFAVYAGFLVVAFRHLKTGGKVLVSIVTIGLFLAMGASRIILNVHYFSDVIGGYCFAAILLCSSYAFIVSRRKKGVA
- a CDS encoding phosphatidylglycerophosphatase A family protein is translated as MKKTHSKEVKQAAIDKLHERGVTIHAIAEIVYQMQAPYTVDLTIETCVSSVERVLEKRELQHAILVGAELDILAEKGLLSEPLLSIIQSDEGLFGVDETIAIGAVNTYGSIAVTTFGYLDKAKVGIIKELDTKLGDGKVNTFMDDIVAAIAANASGRLAHRLRDKEDYSAEELEERKGTY
- a CDS encoding YjcG family protein, producing MNIGVVLFPSKRVQDFANSYRKRYDSKYALITPHITLRERMEVDETELDHIVTELNRIASETKPVNLHIQGARSFHPTNNVLFLKVMPTDELEQLHRALHTGPLEHKPKYDFLPHITIGQELSDVELFDVLERLKMEDIRFQEDVTKMALLYELENGAWSVYETFRFTGQ
- the fabI gene encoding enoyl-ACP reductase FabI — its product is MNIYPSLEGKTYVVMGVINQRSIAWGIARALDAAGASLAFTYVGERFKAPLEKLGQELSRPASYYTCDVTSDEEIEQVFQTIHADHGKISGIAHSIAFADKEALRGEFSGVTREQFAQALDISAYSLTAVVKAAKDFFTEDASVITLTYLGGEKMVPNYNVMGVAKAALDASVRYLAAEYGQQGVRVNAISAGPIRTVSAKGVGDFNSILDSIEERAPLHRNVTTEQIGQSGLFLLSQMSSGVTGEILHVDSGFHIL
- a CDS encoding FtsW/RodA/SpoVE family cell cycle protein, producing the protein MNRFKSFTQRYDHTLLFLLACLMVISIIAIYTAQPSLKGAISAINFSAKQIQWYVIGFMALSVVIFIDYEQLKRFHWFLYGAGIVSLIGLVIFRGTPIVTEIKGAYGWYQFPVIGTVQPAEFMKFFLIVTLAAVITEHNARYVQHERDLLLLIKLVAVTALPLGLIIIQPDLGIGLILCVILACAMLLSGLNWKWLLTMFGLFAGAVIIFFYLFFFQNDLLATFFPGHAMNRIMAWLQPFEYADDLSYQLVQAINATGSGQMFGVGYGKLQVFVPELHTDFIFTTIASHYGFIGAAIVLIVLFLFVYRLIQIALETADPFGTYIVTGYVAMFTFQIFQNIGMTIGVLPITGLPLPFISYGGSTMIVNLVGLGLIMAIASQSRISMFDED
- a CDS encoding RluA family pseudouridine synthase, encoding MNGFQLQQMVTDIEDGWRVSHFCTTRLGISRKMLVSIKNHGDITRNGQHVNVHDVLHAGDHVHVFFPEETPAPDMVATEGELDILFEDDWLLVVNKPPGMASIPSRLHPERSLSNYVLGYYRKQGIPYAIHIVNRLDRDTSGLVLFAKHGLAHHRMSLMQRSNELERHYLAYAPGNVPVQTIDQPIGQTDHSFMERMVRPDGQRAITHILNSRLVRAFDQEISLLDIRLETGRTHQIRVHLAFLGHPLIGDTMYQGNPLLPRQALHSASATFLHPATGEQVRFEAPLPEDLRLE
- a CDS encoding NAD kinase, with the translated sequence MRFAITARDDERSHALKQQLEQALTDRGCILDVSQPEIVVSIGGDGTMLQAFHSYLDQVETITLVGIHTGHLGFYADWRPEEMDELIDHIAKQDLATVQYPLLELSIDYADGSHNQLLALNECTIKSFNQTLVCDLSIRGDYFETFRGDGLCVSTPSGSTAYNKALGGAIVHPALEAIQITEMASINNRVYRTIGSPMLLPKHHDVEIRPVNPIDFQMTYDHYASIIHQNVTSIRCRVSDKKVKFARFRSFPFWQRVRESFLADERR
- a CDS encoding GTP pyrophosphokinase, yielding MTKENWDLFLAPYQIAVDELKVKLKAIRKQFQQRGEHSPIEFVTGRVKPVKSILQKAERKAIARESLEQDMQDIAGLRIMCQFVDDIIHVLELLRSRGDFKIVEERNYITQKKDSGYRSYHVIIAYPVQTIEGEVPTLVEIQIRTLAMNFWATIEHSLNYKYQGNIPEETRERLRRAAEAAFLLDAEMSQLKVEIQDAQLVFQRDAKASERLKE
- a CDS encoding CYTH domain-containing protein; protein product: MEIEFKNLLSEQEYLSLFTHYASAKQPIWQANDYFDTPDFELRKKGAALRIREKKQGLVLTLKQPHEEGLLETHVTLSSTEAEDLFKYGLIHSEEMNEQLKSFDLQGSLEHLGRLETERIETALPEGLLVLDKSRYLGHTDYELEFEVSNFEQGQKNFERILSEHDIPQRKTKNKIVRFMERKALS
- a CDS encoding DsbA family protein; protein product: MEHAQCNGSYCSLDEPSIQQPTKPLEIYHFLDVTQTDGLRLIPVLKKLELEYGHLFRLRTIATIPCAPSRSACDMSPLVILKAIELQGKTFGMRFMRRLRMLHNVEGESAYSRPSLMRLAEALTEYGLDLDEFHRDVSSDTIQQMLEKETELVTEWDVRILPTLAFVGDEEAIKAEGPYEYLVYVSILSELLDHTIEKQPKPPLEQFLRRYETATTAEIAFIYDAPESQIEHELKKLVLQQKCASLSYCDGKVWRHLKDSAHA